The Coffea arabica cultivar ET-39 chromosome 3c, Coffea Arabica ET-39 HiFi, whole genome shotgun sequence genome contains a region encoding:
- the LOC140037857 gene encoding uncharacterized protein has translation MSQENELTIAQLSLKMDAMWKEMQRRFDQRLETIHEQIDQLSSSRVSSRKSREKSTLEESSDSNADSDREAYGQGRPKRNTRAIGDAIKGIKMKIPHFQGKSDPDTYLEWESRVEVVFDCNDYTDAQKLRLAVVEFTDYAIVWWEQVATSRRRCGGPPITTWTELKRLMKKRFVPSHYHRHVYQKLQTLTQGQRSVEDYYKDMEISMLRADIQEDREATMARFLNGLRAEIADQLELQYYVEIEDMVEKVIKIEQRLKRRGTTRNYNPHPQTFTRPFQSRREERGSNAWNPPKPKQDQGSSSRPPITKTDSKVVSKPTIETSKPRNRDTKCWRCQGVGHIASQCPNPRTMLVLPNGDIVIDDEEEDYKDMSPLVEEEDEIEEVPTQDKVGLVARRALATQASKDEFQRDNIFYTRCHVTNKVCSLVIDPGSCTNVASALMVEKLNLPTSEHPRPYKFQWLNNNGEITLAPLTPQQVHEDQVSLQKEYDLHATTKKDNAKAKKLVLADPSSSKLDHFHSVFEPTQERKPSMLAKVKDVRKALHSHQEYQDVFPEDIPIGLPPLRGIEHQIDFIPGSSLPNKAPYRTNPEETKEQQRQVEELLSKGWIQESLSPCAVPVLLVPKKDGGWRMCTDCRAINAITEGRPVAYFSEKLNGAALNYSTYDKELMALVRALQTWQHYLRPREFVLHTDHESLKHIKSQDKLSKRHARWITFIDSFTFVIKYKTGKTNVVADALSRRYALITTLDAKLLGFEFLKDLYAADSDFGEIFVSLPRHSREHYFISQGFLYYKDKLCIPKSSMRTLLVREAHGGGLMGHLGIAKTLMILQEHFFWPSIRSDVERHIERR, from the exons ATGTCTCAGGAAAATGAACTTACCATTGCTCAGTTATCACttaaaatggatgctatgtggaaGGAAATGCAGAGGAGATTTGACCAAAGACTGGAAACGATCCATGAGCAGATTGATCAACTAAGttcatctagggtttcttcTAGGAAATCTAGGGAAAAATCCACCCTGGAGGAATCTAGTGACTCCAATGCCGATTCGGACCGTGAGGCATACGGGCAAGGGAGACCGAAGAGAAATACAAGAGCAATTGGTGATGCAATCAAAGGGATTAAGATGAAGATTCCtcatttccaaggcaaatctgatcCGGATACATACCTTGAATGGGAGAGTCGAGTAGAGGTAGTATTCGATTGTAATGACTACACCGATGCACAAAAATTGAGACTTGCCGTAGTAGAATTCACCGACTATGCCATAGTTTGGTGGGAACAAGTGGCTACAAGCAGGAGAAGGTGTGGTGGACCACCTATAACCACTTGGACTGAGCTCAAGAGACTTATGAAGAAGCGATTTGTACCAAGTCACTACCATAGACACGTGTACCAAAAACTTCAAACCTTGACGCAAGGTCAACGCTCAGttgaggactactacaaggacATGGAAATCTCCATGTTGAGAGCtgatattcaagaagatagagAGGCTACAATGGCAAGGTTTCTCAATGGTCTGAGGGCTGAAATAGCCGATCAACTGGAGCTTCAATACTATGTGGAGATAGAAGATATGGTGGAAAAGGTTATCAAGattgagcaaaggctcaagaggaggggtacaacCAGAAATTATAACCCTCATCCACAAACATTTACTCGACCATTCCAGTCTAGAAGGGAAGAGAGAGGTTCGAATGCTTGGAACCCTCCAAAGCCGAAGCAAGATCAAGGGTCAAGCTCACGGCCACCTATTACCAAAACCGACTCCAAGGTTGTGTCAAAGCCAACAATTGAAACTTCAAAACCTAGGAATCGTGACACCAAATGTTGGAGGTGTCAAGGAGTTGGACATATTGCAAGCCAATGTCCAAACCCAAGGACCATGCTTGTCCTACCAAATGGAGACATTGTCATTGATGATGAAGAGGAGGATTACAAAGACATGTCTCCCttggttgaagaggaagatgaaataGAGGAAGTTCCAACTCAAGACAAAGTTGGATTGGTAGCAAGAAGGGCGCTAGCTACTCAAGCTAGTAAAGATGAGTTTCAACGTGACAACATCTTTTACACTAGGTGCCATGTGACCAACAAGGTATGCAGTTTGGTGATTGACCCCGGAAGTTGCACTAATGTTGCTAGTgcattgatggtggagaaactaaaCTTGCCAACTAGTGAGCACCCCCGTCCCTACAAGTTTCAGTGGTTAAACAACAATGGAGAG attaCACTTGCACCTCTTACACCTCAACAAGTACATGAGGATCAAGTTAGTCTACAAAAAGAGTATGACTTGCATGCTACCACCAAGAAGGACAACGCCAAAGCTAAGAAATTAGTGTTGGCCGACCCTTCTTCAAGCAAGTTGGATCACTTTCATTCGGTCTTCGAGCCCACACAGGAGAGAAAACCCAGCATGCTTGCCAAGGTGAAAGATGTGAGAAAGGCCTTGCATTCTCatcag GAGTATCAAGACGTCTTTCCTGAGGATATACCTATTGGTTTGCCTCCATTAaggggaattgaacatcaaattgatttcattcctggCTCTTCCCTTCCAAACAAGGCACCATATAGGACCAATCCTGAGGAAACCAAGGAGCAACAGCGACAAGTGGAGGAGTTGCTTAGTAAGGGTTGGATTCAAGAGAGTCTAAGCCCTTGTGCTGTACCAGTTCTACTTGTTCCGAAGAAAGATGGAGGATGGAGAATGTGCACTGATTGTAGGGCGATTAATGCCATAACG GAGGGTCGCCCAGTTGCCTACTTTAGCGAGAAGTTAAATGGAGCTGCTCTAAACTACTCAACCTATGATAAGGAACTCATGGCCTTAGTGCGAGCCCTACAAACATGGCAACATTACCTTCGCCCTCGTGAGTTTGTCTTGCACACCGATCATGAGTCGCTCAAGCATATCAAGTCCCAAGACAAGTTGAGTAAGCGACATGCAAGATGGATTACCTTCATTGACAGTTTTACCTTTGTGATCAAATACAAGACAGGTAagacgaatgtagtggctgatgcactcTCACGAAggtatgcacttatcactacattagatgctaagttgcttggtTTTGAATTCCTTAAAGATCTTTATGCAGCTGACTCAgattttggtgagatttttGTCTCCTTGCCACGACACTCTCGTGAGCACTATTTCATCTCTCAGGGGTTCTTATACTACAAGGACAAGCTTTGCATTCCCAAGAGCTCCATGCGCACACTCCTAGTGAGAGAAGCTCATGGAGGAGGACTAATGGGACACCTTGGCATTGCCAAGACCTTAATGATTCTCCAAGAGCATTTCTTCTGGCCAAGCATTAGGAGTGACGTAGAACGGCACATTGAAAG ACGATGA